A genomic region of Runella rosea contains the following coding sequences:
- a CDS encoding FAD binding domain-containing protein, whose protein sequence is MIPSSVDYTRASSVGEAIRLLAENPDAKLLAGGHSLIPAMKLRLNSPALLIDIARIAELRFIEDTGNSIVIGAASTHADIITNPHLKGLTAMIEAGELIGDTQVRNMGTLGGSIAHADPSADWPAVLLALKAQIKVQGADGERIIPAAEFFTGFFSTALDMGEIVTEIHLPKAAVGSASAYRKFMQPASRFAIVGCAASVTVEGGVISAANVAFTGVSDAAFLDEGVASALTGKPATLENIEAAASVAAEGDMHINEDHFASQAYRKHLAKVYAKRALVGACGL, encoded by the coding sequence ATGATTCCATCATCTGTTGACTATACACGCGCCAGTTCAGTGGGGGAGGCGATTCGCCTCCTTGCTGAAAACCCTGACGCTAAGTTACTGGCAGGCGGCCACAGCTTGATTCCTGCCATGAAATTGCGCCTCAATAGCCCCGCTTTGCTCATTGACATTGCCCGCATTGCCGAGCTACGATTTATTGAAGATACAGGAAACTCCATCGTCATCGGGGCGGCAAGTACCCATGCCGATATTATCACAAATCCGCACCTCAAGGGCTTGACGGCCATGATTGAAGCGGGGGAATTGATTGGAGATACGCAAGTTCGCAACATGGGGACACTCGGTGGCAGCATTGCCCATGCCGACCCTTCGGCAGATTGGCCCGCTGTTTTGCTGGCTTTGAAGGCCCAAATCAAAGTTCAGGGCGCTGATGGTGAGCGTATTATTCCCGCTGCTGAGTTTTTTACTGGATTTTTTAGCACCGCACTCGATATGGGCGAGATTGTGACGGAGATTCACCTGCCGAAGGCTGCGGTGGGAAGCGCTTCGGCTTATCGTAAATTTATGCAACCCGCCTCGCGTTTTGCCATTGTGGGCTGTGCGGCATCGGTAACGGTTGAAGGCGGTGTCATTTCTGCTGCTAATGTGGCATTTACGGGGGTCTCTGATGCGGCCTTCTTGGATGAAGGGGTTGCCTCGGCCTTGACTGGAAAACCAGCAACGCTCGAAAACATCGAAGCGGCGGCATCAGTTGCAGCCGAAGGAGATATGCACATCAACGAAGACCATTTTGCTTCGCAGGCTTATCGTAAACATTTGGCGAAGGTATACGCCAAACGTGCATTGGTGGGGGCGTGTGGTCTATAA
- a CDS encoding TonB-dependent receptor family protein: MSLNLSVYTIRQCSFPAFCSKLSGLAYILFSLTSFAQQKDSLKTLSLAPVTVTTTRLETNEKRLPAALTVLDGSRIQIGQPQLSLFESLGGVAGLFAQNPDNFNQDLRISIRGFGARAAFGIRGIRLVVDGIPESTPDGQADVDNLDMGAMRRLEVMRGPSSGLFGNAAGGIISLQTDNAADMPLVEGQATIGSYGFRSFRVKTGGQKGKFQYVFIGTHNQSDGYRGNSRMESSIFNLKLRYDFDSLTRLSILANYGTSPEADDPGGLTLAQVNENRRQAHPNNLRFLATESVNQGRIGIIFEKRMGKSLIFARVFGTKRDFANYLAFQAAGAGTINRAFAGASWQYQYTQQFGELNYRFRLGTDFETQADTRRRFDNLTGTRGKLTFDQIESFKNIAAYITQELSFRKATLLTGLRSDAIRMKAEDAFLSDGDQSGKRQYSRLNPTLGISYELSSKVNVYTNLGTSFETPTLSELSNNPSGTGGLNPELNPQRATNYEIGAKTFLSSRLRVDVALFNINVKDELVPYQITGQPGRVFYRNAGSSRRQGIELSFNTILAKGLSLFSNYTYSDFKYKTYKTTAGEFDGNTLPGIPKHAAQAELRYFRPSGLFAIAQVRHASDLYADDANAVTANGYTNLNLRIGGTFRAGRLGIEPFVGVNNLLNTIYFQNVQINAANGRYFEPAQGRFWFGGLKINVQKKS, encoded by the coding sequence ATGTCCTTAAATCTATCGGTTTATACTATTCGCCAGTGTTCATTTCCTGCTTTCTGTTCAAAGCTGAGCGGTCTGGCCTATATTTTATTTTCTCTTACCAGTTTTGCCCAACAAAAAGATTCTCTAAAAACCTTGTCGCTTGCGCCTGTCACCGTCACCACGACGCGCCTAGAGACCAACGAAAAACGCCTACCCGCTGCCCTCACTGTTTTGGATGGCAGCCGAATTCAAATTGGACAACCCCAACTTTCATTGTTTGAATCATTGGGCGGCGTGGCTGGACTTTTTGCCCAAAATCCCGACAATTTCAACCAAGATTTGCGGATTTCTATCCGTGGATTCGGCGCAAGGGCGGCTTTCGGAATTCGTGGCATTCGATTGGTGGTAGATGGAATTCCTGAATCAACCCCCGACGGGCAAGCCGACGTCGACAACTTAGACATGGGCGCCATGCGTCGGTTGGAAGTAATGCGCGGGCCTTCATCGGGATTGTTCGGAAACGCGGCCGGGGGAATCATCAGCCTACAAACCGATAACGCCGCCGATATGCCATTGGTAGAAGGACAAGCCACCATAGGCTCCTACGGATTTAGGAGCTTTCGGGTAAAAACGGGGGGACAAAAAGGAAAATTCCAATACGTTTTTATCGGAACGCACAACCAATCAGATGGTTATCGCGGCAATAGTCGCATGGAGAGTAGTATTTTCAACTTAAAACTCCGTTATGATTTTGATTCGCTGACGCGCCTTTCGATATTGGCCAACTACGGCACCAGCCCCGAAGCAGACGATCCAGGTGGGCTTACATTGGCGCAGGTAAACGAAAATCGCCGTCAAGCGCACCCCAATAACCTTCGTTTTCTGGCCACAGAATCCGTAAATCAGGGGCGTATTGGCATTATTTTCGAAAAGCGGATGGGCAAGAGTTTGATTTTTGCGCGTGTTTTTGGCACAAAACGTGACTTTGCCAATTACCTAGCGTTTCAGGCCGCAGGCGCAGGAACCATCAATCGCGCATTTGCAGGCGCAAGCTGGCAATACCAATACACCCAACAATTTGGAGAGCTCAACTATCGGTTTCGACTAGGCACCGATTTTGAAACTCAGGCCGATACCCGCCGCCGTTTTGATAACCTAACGGGAACCCGCGGAAAACTCACGTTTGACCAAATCGAATCTTTCAAAAACATTGCCGCCTACATTACCCAAGAACTTTCTTTTCGCAAAGCGACTCTCCTTACTGGCTTACGCTCGGATGCCATTCGGATGAAAGCCGAAGATGCCTTCCTGAGCGACGGCGACCAATCGGGCAAACGGCAATACAGCCGCCTCAACCCTACCCTCGGAATTTCGTACGAGCTTTCATCAAAGGTGAATGTTTACACCAATTTGGGTACCAGCTTCGAAACCCCTACGCTCAGCGAACTCTCCAACAATCCATCAGGAACGGGCGGGCTAAACCCTGAATTAAACCCTCAACGCGCCACCAACTATGAAATCGGAGCCAAAACCTTTCTGAGCAGTCGTCTGCGGGTAGATGTGGCTTTGTTCAACATAAATGTAAAAGATGAATTAGTGCCGTATCAAATCACTGGGCAACCGGGGCGCGTTTTTTATCGCAATGCGGGAAGCTCGCGCCGGCAGGGGATTGAGCTTAGTTTCAACACGATCTTGGCCAAAGGTTTGTCCTTGTTTTCAAACTATACCTACTCTGATTTTAAGTACAAAACCTATAAAACCACGGCAGGTGAATTTGACGGAAATACCCTACCCGGCATTCCCAAACACGCCGCTCAGGCCGAATTAAGGTACTTCCGACCGTCGGGTTTGTTTGCCATTGCGCAGGTACGCCATGCTTCTGACCTCTACGCCGACGATGCCAACGCCGTGACTGCCAATGGATATACCAACTTGAACCTAAGAATTGGGGGCACTTTTCGCGCAGGACGTTTAGGAATTGAGCCTTTTGTAGGGGTAAACAACTTACTGAATACCATTTATTTTCAAAACGTCCAAATCAATGCCGCCAACGGGCGCTATTTCGAACCCGCTCAGGGGCGCTTCTGGTTTGGGGGATTAAAAATAAATGTTCAAAAAAAATCGTAG
- a CDS encoding xanthine dehydrogenase family protein molybdopterin-binding subunit, whose protein sequence is MSNKFIGKSVKRVEDKRFITGKGRYTDDIVLPGMTYAYILRSPYAHARIRSIDYSAAEAMQGVVTIMTGEEVGHYGVPCGWQVNFKNGDIMKEPPHPLLVKDKVRHVGDAVAMVVAETRELAQDAAEAIIIDYEVLPAITDASKAVLPGAPLVHDDVPNNICFDWEIGNPKAEVDEAMASAHHVTSLDFVNQRLSPNAMEPRSYIGQYDNVYDKYTLYTSTQNPHLIRLLMCAFVLGLPEHKVRVVGPDVGGGFGSKIYHYTEEALVTLASKKIGRPVKWTETRSEAFQTDAHGRDHVTHAEMGFDDQGNIVGLRIKTFANLGAYLSTFGTAVPTYLHGTLLQGLYTTPKIHLDMTCVFTHTTAVDAYRGAGRPEATFLLERLVDLAALEMGVDPAELRLKNFIPAFDGVTQPGYQTNVALQYDSGNYHSVLERGLEMLGYENFRKEQAEAAKTNKILGVGFSTYIEACGIAPSAVVGSLGARAGLYEVGQVRVQPTGKISVFTGAHSHGQGHETTFAQVVADRLGIPMEDVDIIHGDSDTVAFGMGTYGSRSLAVGGSAIVKSLDKIIEKGAKIAAHKLECSADDIEFKDGKFTVKGTDKSLSFGDIALTAYVPHVYPANLEPGLDFSSFYDPTNFTYPFGCHIAVVEIDKETGFTRVKRFIAVDDVGNVINPMIVDGQIHGGLAQGIGQALFEGVEFDENGQITNGSYMDYTMPRADDLPMFELDRQVTPCPHNPLGVKGAGEAGCIGSTPAVVNAVIDALWSAGHKVKDVRMPMTPERVWKAMQPA, encoded by the coding sequence ATGAGCAATAAATTCATTGGCAAATCCGTAAAACGCGTTGAAGACAAGCGCTTTATTACCGGAAAAGGTCGTTATACCGACGACATCGTACTGCCGGGCATGACCTACGCGTACATTTTGCGAAGCCCTTATGCCCACGCCCGTATCAGAAGTATTGATTATTCTGCAGCCGAGGCCATGCAAGGCGTAGTGACCATCATGACCGGTGAGGAGGTTGGCCACTATGGCGTGCCTTGTGGGTGGCAGGTAAATTTCAAAAACGGCGACATCATGAAAGAGCCGCCGCATCCGTTGTTGGTGAAAGATAAAGTGCGCCACGTGGGCGATGCCGTGGCGATGGTTGTGGCCGAAACCCGTGAATTGGCGCAGGATGCGGCTGAAGCTATTATCATTGATTACGAAGTTTTGCCAGCCATTACCGACGCTTCAAAAGCGGTACTGCCCGGGGCTCCGCTGGTGCATGACGATGTTCCGAATAATATTTGTTTTGATTGGGAAATCGGAAATCCAAAAGCGGAAGTCGATGAAGCAATGGCAAGCGCCCACCACGTTACATCGTTGGACTTTGTCAACCAGCGCCTTTCGCCCAACGCCATGGAGCCGCGCAGCTATATAGGTCAATACGACAACGTTTACGACAAATACACCCTTTATACCTCCACTCAAAACCCCCATTTGATTCGTCTGCTGATGTGCGCGTTTGTATTAGGATTACCAGAGCATAAGGTGCGCGTGGTGGGGCCTGACGTGGGCGGTGGTTTTGGCAGTAAAATATACCATTATACCGAAGAAGCGTTGGTTACATTGGCCTCCAAAAAAATTGGTCGCCCCGTAAAATGGACCGAAACACGCTCAGAAGCATTTCAGACCGACGCCCACGGGCGCGACCATGTCACGCACGCTGAAATGGGGTTTGATGACCAAGGAAATATTGTAGGTTTGCGTATCAAAACATTTGCCAACTTGGGGGCCTATCTTTCAACCTTTGGGACGGCCGTTCCTACGTATTTGCACGGAACACTATTGCAAGGATTATACACCACACCTAAGATTCACTTGGACATGACCTGTGTTTTTACCCATACCACGGCTGTAGATGCGTATCGCGGTGCGGGACGTCCGGAAGCAACTTTCTTGCTGGAGCGTTTGGTCGATTTGGCGGCGTTGGAAATGGGAGTAGACCCCGCCGAACTGCGCCTCAAAAACTTCATTCCCGCCTTTGACGGGGTAACTCAGCCGGGCTATCAGACCAATGTTGCGTTGCAATACGACAGCGGCAATTACCACAGTGTATTGGAAAGAGGCTTGGAAATGCTTGGTTATGAGAATTTTAGAAAAGAACAAGCGGAGGCAGCCAAGACCAACAAAATTCTGGGGGTAGGCTTCTCTACCTACATCGAGGCCTGCGGTATTGCGCCGTCGGCGGTAGTTGGTTCGTTGGGTGCCCGCGCTGGTTTGTACGAAGTGGGGCAAGTAAGGGTTCAACCTACTGGAAAAATCAGCGTGTTTACGGGGGCGCATTCCCATGGACAGGGGCACGAAACTACTTTCGCGCAAGTGGTGGCCGACCGTCTCGGCATTCCTATGGAAGACGTTGATATTATCCACGGAGACTCTGATACGGTGGCTTTCGGAATGGGAACCTACGGCTCGCGCTCGTTGGCCGTGGGAGGAAGCGCCATTGTAAAAAGTTTGGATAAAATCATTGAGAAAGGTGCGAAAATCGCCGCCCATAAATTGGAATGTTCGGCCGATGATATTGAGTTTAAAGATGGAAAGTTTACTGTAAAAGGAACCGACAAATCGTTGAGCTTTGGCGATATTGCCTTGACTGCGTATGTTCCGCACGTGTATCCTGCCAACTTAGAACCAGGCTTGGATTTCAGCAGTTTCTACGACCCCACCAACTTTACGTATCCGTTTGGATGCCACATTGCGGTGGTAGAAATCGACAAAGAAACGGGCTTTACCAGAGTGAAACGCTTTATTGCCGTCGATGACGTGGGCAACGTGATTAACCCCATGATTGTAGACGGACAGATTCACGGTGGATTGGCGCAAGGAATCGGTCAGGCGTTGTTTGAAGGCGTTGAATTTGACGAAAATGGGCAAATTACCAACGGTAGCTACATGGATTATACCATGCCACGCGCCGACGACCTCCCGATGTTTGAGTTGGACCGTCAGGTGACGCCTTGCCCGCATAACCCGTTGGGGGTGAAAGGTGCGGGCGAAGCTGGCTGCATTGGATCTACGCCCGCCGTGGTGAATGCCGTGATTGACGCGTTGTGGTCTGCTGGCCATAAAGTCAAAGATGTGCGGATGCCCATGACACCGGAGCGTGTTTGGAAAGCGATGCAACCGGCCTAA
- a CDS encoding glycoside hydrolase family 25 protein yields MARRVSTPSSPKKRALPPIGWVVIVALVLLIGGGIWYVNRLNTNEWRHVSKIGIRLPFKYSIHGIDVSKHNGRINWQELRQMRFEELRLQFVFIKATEGASLTDKDFKNNWKQADGVGLYRGAYHFYIPWRTPESQFENFKRSVKLKKGDLPPVLDFELGTNALSQEQVIANLKTWLTLAENYYGVRPIIYTNADFYRRYIKENFVGYPLWIADYSGWTLNRYDDAVIHFWQHSKSGYTDGIRGPVDYNVFLGEVEDLKALCLK; encoded by the coding sequence ATGGCGCGTCGAGTTTCCACCCCATCTTCTCCCAAAAAACGTGCATTACCTCCCATCGGTTGGGTAGTTATTGTAGCCCTTGTATTGCTTATAGGAGGAGGTATTTGGTATGTTAATCGGCTGAATACCAACGAATGGCGGCACGTTTCAAAAATAGGAATTCGGTTGCCATTCAAATATTCTATTCACGGAATTGACGTTTCTAAACACAACGGACGCATCAATTGGCAAGAACTAAGACAGATGCGTTTTGAAGAATTGCGGCTTCAGTTTGTTTTTATCAAAGCCACGGAAGGCGCTTCGTTGACCGACAAAGACTTTAAAAATAACTGGAAGCAGGCGGATGGCGTAGGACTTTATCGCGGAGCGTACCATTTTTACATTCCTTGGCGAACGCCCGAGTCGCAGTTTGAGAACTTCAAGCGATCGGTCAAACTCAAAAAAGGAGATTTACCTCCAGTGCTGGATTTTGAGTTGGGCACCAATGCGTTATCCCAAGAGCAGGTCATTGCGAATCTGAAAACGTGGCTTACATTGGCCGAAAATTACTACGGTGTGCGGCCAATTATCTACACCAACGCCGATTTTTATCGCCGATACATCAAAGAAAACTTTGTGGGTTATCCGCTCTGGATTGCCGATTATTCGGGCTGGACCCTCAATCGTTACGACGATGCCGTCATTCATTTTTGGCAACATTCCAAAAGCGGTTACACCGACGGTATTCGTGGCCCCGTCGATTACAACGTTTTTTTGGGTGAAGTGGAAGATTTGAAAGCGCTTTGTTTGAAGTAA
- a CDS encoding DNA-3-methyladenine glycosylase family protein: MLPESYLASKDATLASIIESTPTFKKTDWNNDVYLALLESIVSQQISVKAADSIFARFRALFEDLYPHPELLLQKSNEELRSAGLSFQKINYLQNVAVFATEKGIDYQHLNLLSDDEIVAFLTPIKGVGRWTVEMLLMFVMDRPDVFPVDDLVIRQKMVRAYHLTETGRALHKQLHIIAENWRPYRTMACRYLWRWKPES, encoded by the coding sequence ATGCTTCCTGAATCTTACCTTGCATCAAAAGATGCCACTTTAGCTTCCATTATTGAATCTACGCCAACGTTCAAAAAAACGGATTGGAACAACGATGTTTACCTAGCGTTGCTGGAAAGCATTGTTTCGCAACAAATTTCGGTCAAGGCCGCTGATTCTATCTTTGCCCGTTTTAGGGCGCTGTTTGAGGATTTGTATCCACACCCCGAATTGCTGCTGCAAAAATCAAACGAAGAGTTGCGCAGTGCGGGTCTTTCGTTTCAAAAAATCAATTATCTGCAAAATGTCGCAGTTTTTGCCACTGAAAAAGGCATTGATTACCAACATCTTAATCTGCTTTCTGACGATGAAATCGTGGCCTTTCTCACACCTATCAAGGGGGTTGGACGCTGGACGGTCGAGATGTTGTTGATGTTTGTGATGGACCGCCCCGATGTATTCCCCGTCGATGATTTGGTGATTCGGCAGAAGATGGTGCGGGCGTATCATTTGACCGAAACGGGTCGTGCTTTACATAAGCAACTTCATATAATTGCTGAAAATTGGCGCCCGTATCGAACCATGGCCTGCCGTTATTTATGGCGTTGGAAGCCTGAGAGTTAG
- a CDS encoding AraC family transcriptional regulator, with amino-acid sequence MNSFNLSHHLQSRKLELVVENRTAYTLENAELNIYETHQIAKNVELTFSNPVLASMIRGKKVMHLDNSPSFDFLPGESVIVPADQTMRIDFPEAHFDNPTQCLALAISPSKIKQIVETLNEKAPLVDNQQGWQFTNENFYFTNENSIHLLIHRLIYIFTENNEAKDFFANLVLQELIVRLMQTKARNVLTNNLPKLANTNRLAFAVKYVQDNIHKNLTVGELADKACMSEPNFFRCFKQQFGITPVEYINQQRIQLSIKLLRNTQYSIADICFACGYNNLNYFLKVFKKAVGTTPANYRRQFIVF; translated from the coding sequence ATGAATTCTTTTAATTTATCACATCATCTTCAGTCGCGCAAGTTAGAGCTTGTTGTTGAAAATCGCACCGCTTACACCCTCGAAAATGCCGAGCTCAACATTTATGAAACGCACCAAATTGCTAAAAATGTAGAGCTGACTTTCAGCAATCCTGTATTGGCAAGTATGATTCGGGGCAAAAAAGTGATGCACCTCGACAATTCACCCTCGTTTGATTTTTTACCTGGCGAATCCGTCATTGTGCCCGCCGATCAAACCATGCGGATTGATTTTCCCGAAGCTCATTTTGATAATCCAACACAGTGTTTGGCGCTGGCCATTTCTCCTTCCAAGATAAAACAAATAGTTGAAACCCTTAACGAAAAGGCTCCCTTGGTGGACAATCAACAAGGATGGCAATTTACGAACGAGAATTTTTACTTCACCAACGAGAATTCTATTCATCTGCTTATTCACCGCTTGATTTACATCTTTACGGAAAACAACGAAGCAAAGGATTTTTTTGCTAATCTGGTGCTGCAAGAGCTTATCGTGCGTTTGATGCAGACCAAAGCCCGTAATGTATTGACCAACAACCTGCCGAAATTGGCCAATACAAATCGTTTGGCGTTTGCCGTCAAATATGTTCAAGACAATATTCATAAAAATCTAACTGTCGGAGAGTTGGCCGATAAGGCTTGCATGAGTGAGCCTAATTTTTTCCGTTGTTTCAAACAGCAATTTGGCATTACGCCCGTAGAATACATCAATCAGCAACGTATCCAGTTGTCAATCAAACTGTTGCGAAATACGCAGTACAGCATTGCCGATATTTGTTTTGCGTGTGGGTACAACAACCTCAATTATTTTCTGAAAGTATTTAAAAAAGCGGTTGGAACGACTCCCGCCAACTACCGCCGACAGTTTATTGTCTTCTAA
- a CDS encoding TIGR03364 family FAD-dependent oxidoreductase, whose protein sequence is MRTHFDLIVVGGGIMGTFHAYHAARQNKSVLLLEKDNFPVGATVRNFGQAVPSGLAGRWFEYGQRSLELYQELQSKTDLTVRKNGSVYIASDADEWQLANELYDYYQKIGYPCELLTRESCLEKYPYLQKEYPVGAVFFPGELTVDSPKLMKQFLAYCSEQEGITYINNATVVECQSSNGKATVRLTNQKTFEASKVLICNGHEFRMLYPELFAKSGLIVSKLQMLQTIAFPELNMKGNILTGLTIRRYESFQQLSSYANLTTPAHYDELKKWGIHVLFKQALDGSVVVGDSHEYAGAQNVDDLGYHINDYINQLIIDEAKRIVSFPVEKMQMSWAGFYSQTSDEIYEYDVDEHIRIITGIGGKGMTSSGGYAEESIARLFS, encoded by the coding sequence ATGCGTACTCATTTTGACCTAATCGTGGTCGGTGGCGGTATCATGGGGACTTTCCATGCTTACCATGCCGCTCGACAAAATAAATCTGTATTACTCTTAGAAAAGGATAATTTTCCGGTAGGCGCAACCGTTCGAAATTTTGGCCAAGCGGTTCCGTCTGGGTTGGCTGGGAGATGGTTCGAGTACGGCCAACGTAGCTTGGAATTATACCAAGAACTTCAATCAAAAACCGATTTAACCGTTCGCAAAAACGGCTCGGTCTACATCGCTTCTGACGCCGATGAGTGGCAGTTGGCCAATGAATTGTACGATTATTATCAGAAAATCGGCTACCCCTGCGAGCTGTTGACTCGGGAGAGTTGCCTAGAGAAATATCCCTACTTACAAAAGGAATATCCCGTAGGCGCTGTTTTCTTTCCTGGTGAATTGACCGTTGACTCCCCGAAACTGATGAAACAGTTTTTGGCGTATTGTTCAGAACAAGAAGGTATTACGTACATCAACAATGCAACCGTGGTGGAGTGCCAATCCTCAAACGGAAAAGCTACCGTGCGGCTTACCAACCAAAAGACGTTTGAAGCAAGCAAAGTGCTCATTTGTAATGGTCACGAGTTTCGGATGCTTTATCCCGAACTGTTTGCCAAAAGTGGCTTGATTGTCAGCAAATTGCAAATGCTTCAAACCATTGCTTTTCCTGAGTTGAACATGAAAGGGAATATTCTGACGGGATTGACGATTCGGCGTTATGAGTCTTTTCAGCAACTTTCATCATACGCCAACCTCACCACGCCCGCCCATTATGATGAACTTAAAAAGTGGGGTATTCACGTGCTGTTCAAGCAGGCTTTGGATGGCTCGGTTGTGGTGGGTGACTCGCACGAATACGCAGGGGCGCAAAACGTGGATGATTTGGGCTATCATATCAACGATTACATCAATCAATTGATTATTGACGAAGCCAAGCGCATTGTAAGTTTCCCCGTCGAAAAAATGCAAATGAGCTGGGCAGGGTTTTATAGTCAAACGTCCGACGAAATTTACGAATACGATGTCGACGAACATATTCGTATCATTACGGGTATTGGCGGAAAAGGAATGACTTCCAGCGGTGGATACGCGGAGGAAAGCATTGCTCGCCTGTTTTCATAA
- a CDS encoding (2Fe-2S)-binding protein produces MPKITLTVNGKTHTHEVEGRLLLVHYLRDTLGLTGTHVGCDTSSCGACTIHLDGKAIKSCSLLAAQADGSSITTIEGLAPEGELHPLQEGFKEEHGLQCGFCTPGMIMCAADLLSHNPDPSEQEIREGLEGNICRCTGYHNIVRAIQYAAQKSAVAV; encoded by the coding sequence ATGCCAAAAATCACATTAACCGTAAACGGAAAAACGCACACCCACGAGGTAGAGGGGCGTTTGTTGCTAGTACATTACCTGCGTGATACCCTCGGCTTGACGGGGACACACGTAGGCTGTGATACAAGTAGCTGCGGCGCCTGCACCATTCATTTGGATGGCAAAGCTATTAAATCATGCTCGTTGTTGGCGGCCCAAGCCGATGGCAGCAGCATCACTACGATTGAAGGACTCGCGCCCGAAGGCGAACTACATCCGTTGCAGGAAGGCTTCAAGGAAGAGCATGGATTGCAGTGCGGCTTCTGTACTCCCGGAATGATTATGTGCGCGGCCGACTTGCTTAGCCACAATCCCGACCCCTCAGAGCAGGAAATCCGCGAAGGGTTGGAAGGAAATATCTGTCGTTGCACTGGTTATCACAACATCGTACGGGCCATACAGTACGCGGCGCAAAAATCGGCGGTTGCGGTTTAA
- a CDS encoding alpha/beta hydrolase yields MQEHHLQVKRTARYFTLGTLNERTKQVWFVLHGYGQLAQFFIKKFDVLNDSQTVIVAPEALSRFYLQGVSGRVGATWMTKEERAYEIDDYIFYLNQLYDTLLEERNPNNIQINMLGFSQGNATLLRWLNNGHVRYDRVVIWAGFFGNGIADVIAPAKLSNVPTTLVYGTQDEYLVQVDLDKYEADIKTDIPHLAVVTFDGKHTIDREVLKNLKL; encoded by the coding sequence ATGCAAGAACACCACCTGCAAGTTAAACGAACAGCCCGGTATTTCACGTTGGGGACGCTCAATGAACGCACAAAACAAGTTTGGTTTGTCCTTCATGGCTATGGCCAACTAGCCCAATTTTTTATCAAAAAATTTGACGTTCTTAACGATAGCCAAACCGTTATTGTGGCCCCAGAAGCACTCTCACGGTTCTATTTACAGGGTGTCAGTGGGCGGGTAGGTGCTACTTGGATGACGAAAGAGGAGCGCGCTTACGAAATCGACGATTACATTTTTTACCTCAATCAATTGTACGACACCTTACTGGAAGAACGAAACCCCAATAACATTCAAATTAATATGTTAGGATTTTCGCAGGGGAATGCAACCCTGCTGCGATGGCTCAACAATGGCCATGTTCGGTACGATAGGGTGGTGATTTGGGCAGGATTCTTTGGCAATGGCATAGCCGATGTAATCGCCCCCGCTAAATTATCCAACGTTCCGACGACGTTGGTCTACGGCACGCAGGATGAATATTTGGTTCAGGTCGATTTAGATAAGTACGAAGCCGACATAAAGACGGACATTCCTCATTTGGCGGTGGTTACGTTTGACGGAAAACATACTATTGACCGAGAAGTATTGAAAAACCTAAAGCTTTGA
- a CDS encoding CoxG family protein, which produces MELNGSYILPASTQKIWEMLMNPDTLAKVTPGISRLELESENVYKAIAEVKIGPVSGKFEGKAEVLHPVVAQSFTLNVHQNSKIGNVSAHIKMHLKAVSEHETELSFAGKAHMSGLLARTGNRVMSGVANTLTKQFFQNFEDELAAKVEV; this is translated from the coding sequence ATGGAACTAAACGGTAGTTATATTCTCCCTGCTTCAACGCAAAAAATTTGGGAAATGCTGATGAATCCTGATACGCTGGCCAAAGTGACGCCCGGTATATCGCGGTTAGAATTGGAAAGTGAAAATGTGTACAAAGCCATTGCCGAAGTGAAAATTGGCCCTGTTTCTGGGAAATTTGAGGGGAAGGCAGAAGTGCTTCACCCCGTTGTCGCCCAAAGCTTTACCCTGAATGTCCACCAAAACAGTAAGATTGGGAACGTATCAGCCCACATTAAAATGCACCTGAAAGCGGTGTCTGAGCATGAGACCGAGCTGTCTTTTGCGGGCAAGGCACACATGTCTGGACTGTTGGCTCGTACTGGTAACCGTGTGATGAGCGGCGTGGCCAATACGCTCACGAAGCAATTCTTTCAGAATTTTGAGGATGAATTGGCGGCGAAGGTAGAAGTATAA